CGCGTGAAGCGGTGTTCGACGCGCTCTGGGAGCGGCGCTGCTACGGCACGACCGGGCAGCGCATCCTCGTGGACTTCCGCGTGGAGGGGCAGCGCATGGGAGCGGAGGTGACACGTCCCGAAACGGCGCATCCGCGCATCGCATGCTGCGTCCTCGGCGAGACCGCGTTGGCGTCCGTCGAGCTGCTCAGGAACAATCGAGTCGTGCAGACGTGGACACCTGACGCCGAAGAGCTTGCCGTCGAGTGGAGAGACCCGTCACCGGTCGGCGCGGGGTGCATCTACTACGTCCGCGCGCGGCAGGCCGACGGTGGGCGCGCGTGGTCAAGCCCCATCTGGCTCACGCCTGAGGAGCGCCGGTAGATGAACGTCGTGCTGATCGTCATCGACACCCTGCGCGCCGACACTCTCGACAACACCACGTACGGGCGGCCGATGACACCGCGCATGACGGCGCTCGGGAACCAAGGCGCGGTGTTCACTGCCGCGTATCCCGAGTCGCTGCCGACGGTGTGCGTCCGCCGCGCGCTCCACAGCGGCCGGCGAACGTTCCCCTTCCGAAACTACTTTCCGCGCAAGGGTGATCCCGTGCAGCTGCCGGGTTGGCAGCCGATGGCGGAGGACCAACCCACGGTCGCGGAGATCTTGCTTCAGGCCGGGTACCGGACGGCGCTCGTGACGGACAACTGGCACCTAGTGAAACCATCGATGAACTTCCTGCGGGGCTTCACCGAGTGGAATCTCATCCGGGGCCAGGTCCTCGACTTCTACCGATCGAGGCGTCCCAACTGGGATCTCAGCCCCTTCACGGTGGATCAGATGGAGGGGAGTGCCGCGGTCGCGATGCTCCAGCAGCATCTCGCGAACAACGCCGACCGACGCGGCGAGCAGGACTGGACCCCGGCGCAGGTTTTCAGCCGCGCCTCGGATTGGCTCACGGAGAACGCCGGGGCCGGCCCGTTCTTTCTGTGCATCGACTCCTTCGATCCCCACGAGCCGTGGGACCCGCCGCAGCGCTACGTGGACCAGTACGCGCACGGCTATACCGGCAAGCGGATCATCTCGCCGATGTACGGCCCCTGCGACTATCTGACCGCGGACGAGCTTGCGTACTGCCGCGCCTTGTACGCCGGCGAGGTCACTCTCGTCGACCACTGGCTCGGTGTGTTCCTGGACCGGCTCGAGGCGCTCGGCCACGGCACCGATACGTTGGTGGGCGTCATCTCGGACCACGGCATCAGCATTGGCGAGCACGGACTCGTGGGGAAGCTACCGTGGGGCTTGTACCCTGAGGTGATGACGAACGTTTTGATGCTCCGCGCCCCCGGAACGATCCCCGCCGGTACGCGCGTGGATGCCCTGGTCGGCAACTACGATCTGATCCCGACGATCTTTGATCTGGCACAAATCGCCGCGCCCCCGCTCGACGGCCGCACGCTGCGGCCGCTCATCACGGGGGAACGAACGCGGCATCGCGAGTTCGTGACGTCACGTTTCTGGGACTACGTCTGGTATCGCGACGCTCGGCACTGGTACATCGCCCGCACGGACGGCGCGGCCCCCCAGCTCTTCGATCTCGAATCGGACCCGCGTTGCGAGCGCAACACGGCGGCCGCGCAGCCGCAGGTCGCGCGGGCGCTGCACGCGCGCATCCTTGAGGACGCGGGAGGCGAGCTGCCGACGTACGGCCCCATCCCGGTGAGCGCGCTCGGCGCCCCCTGGTACAAGCAGTTCCAGATGAACCTGCAGCGCGGTCGCCCGGACTAGGACGACGAACGATGAGCGTTTCCGCGACACCCCGGCACGATCCCGATGGCATGCAGGGCCGCAGTCTCGTCCGGCAGGCGGCCGGGTATTTTTGGTTCCTCGCGCCGGCGCTTGTCGTGCTGGCCGTGCTGTCGATCGTGCCCGTCCTGCTGACGTTCTATCTCGGCTCCACCGATCTCGCCCTCGCCAAGCCCGGGTCCGGCCACTGGATTGGCCTCGGCAATTACACCACGATGCTTCGCGACGCGTACTTCCGCTCCTCGGTCGTGGTCACGCTGGTGCTGATCGGCGTGCCGGTCGCCCTCCAGATGCTGCTAGGGCTTGGCCTCGCGCTGCTGCTGCATACAGACTACCCGATCATCAAAGTGCTGCGCCCACTGTTCATCACACCGATGGTCATTCCACCGGTCGTGGCCGGACTCATGTGGAAGATTCTGTACCTCCCGAACCTCGGCGGGCTGAACTATCTTCTGGGCCTCGCCGGGATACCGCCCGTGTCGTGGTTCAGCAGCGCGCTGATGGCGACCGTGGCCATCATTATCGTCGCCACCTGGGAAGACACGCCGTTTGTGATGCTCTTGGTGCTTGCGGCACTCGAGTCGCTGCCATCGGAACCGATCGAAGCCGCGATCGTGGACGGTGCGAGCGCATGGCAGCGGTTCTATTCGGTCGTCCTGCCGATCATCCGCCCGGTGCTGCTCACCGCGATGATCTTTCGCCTGATCGGCAGCCTGGGGATCTTTCCGGTCATCTACGTGCTCACGCAGGGTGGCCCCGGGCGGTCCACCGAGGTACTGAACTACTACGCGTACACGCAGGGATTCACGTTCCTGAACATTGGCTACGCCAGTGCGCTCGCGGTCGCGTTGCTGGTCCTGGTCTTGGCGCTGAGCCTGGTGCTGACGACCGCTCGGCTGCGGGAGGGGGTCGCCGGATGAGCCACACGCGGCGCTCGCGGCTGTCGTCGTTCGCGCTCCAGACCCTCGCGGCGCTCTGGGCCGCAATCACCCTGTACCCCTTTTTCTGGCTGCTGACGTTGTCGTTGAAGACGCCGGTGCAAGCCTTTGCCATGCCGCCGGTCTGGATCTTCACGCCGACGGTTCAGAACTACACTGGATTGGGCGCTGCAAACTTCCTTGGACCGTTCCGCAACAGCCTGATTATCGCACTCAGCACGGTCGTCGCCTCGCTTGGGCTCGGTGTCCCCGCGGCCTACGGCTTCTCCCGGGCACGGTTCCGAGGGCGCCGGCCGGCACTCTGGGCGATCCTGATCATCCGAATGGTGCCGGGGATGACGTACATCATCCCGTTCTTCATGATCTACCGACGCCTTGGAATGCTGGACACTCCGCAAGCGCTCATCATCCTCTACACGCTGTTCAACGTCGCGCTGGTAATCTGGACGATGCAGGCGTTCTTCGACGAGGTCCCGCGCGAGCTCGAGGAGTCGGCGTGGGTAGACGGCGCGGGACTGTTCCAGGCATTCGTGCGAATTCTCCTGCCGGTCTCGGGACCGGCTCTTGTCGCGACGGCCATCCTGTGCTTCCTGTTCTCCTGGAGCGAGTTCCTGTTCGCCCTGGTCATCACCCAAAGCGTAGCCGTGACGGCGCCCGTGGCTATTACCGGGTTCCTCGCGTACCAGGGTGCGGACTGGGGGAAGATTGCTGCGGCGACGATCCTGTTGCTCGCACCGGTGCTGATCTTCGGATTCGCCATGCGAGCGTTCCTGTTGCGCGGCCTGTTGGCGGGAGCCGTCAAGGGATGACCGGCATACGCCGTCCGGGCGCTATCATCGCGGCGTCGACGCGGGGCCGGCCGCCCGGACTCTCGCGCTCCCACCGGTCCGACGATCCAGCTTCGACTGACGCGTACACAGCCACGAGAAGGACAGAGTAAAAGGAGGCGACGGTCGATGACCTTGAACCGAAGAACGCTGCTCCGCGCGATGGCGGTATCCGGGGCGTCGCTGGCACTGGGGACCCGTTTTGGTGAAGGCCTCGCAAATGCCGCGG
The bacterium genome window above contains:
- a CDS encoding sulfatase → MNVVLIVIDTLRADTLDNTTYGRPMTPRMTALGNQGAVFTAAYPESLPTVCVRRALHSGRRTFPFRNYFPRKGDPVQLPGWQPMAEDQPTVAEILLQAGYRTALVTDNWHLVKPSMNFLRGFTEWNLIRGQVLDFYRSRRPNWDLSPFTVDQMEGSAAVAMLQQHLANNADRRGEQDWTPAQVFSRASDWLTENAGAGPFFLCIDSFDPHEPWDPPQRYVDQYAHGYTGKRIISPMYGPCDYLTADELAYCRALYAGEVTLVDHWLGVFLDRLEALGHGTDTLVGVISDHGISIGEHGLVGKLPWGLYPEVMTNVLMLRAPGTIPAGTRVDALVGNYDLIPTIFDLAQIAAPPLDGRTLRPLITGERTRHREFVTSRFWDYVWYRDARHWYIARTDGAAPQLFDLESDPRCERNTAAAQPQVARALHARILEDAGGELPTYGPIPVSALGAPWYKQFQMNLQRGRPD
- a CDS encoding carbohydrate ABC transporter permease; translation: MSHTRRSRLSSFALQTLAALWAAITLYPFFWLLTLSLKTPVQAFAMPPVWIFTPTVQNYTGLGAANFLGPFRNSLIIALSTVVASLGLGVPAAYGFSRARFRGRRPALWAILIIRMVPGMTYIIPFFMIYRRLGMLDTPQALIILYTLFNVALVIWTMQAFFDEVPRELEESAWVDGAGLFQAFVRILLPVSGPALVATAILCFLFSWSEFLFALVITQSVAVTAPVAITGFLAYQGADWGKIAAATILLLAPVLIFGFAMRAFLLRGLLAGAVKG
- a CDS encoding sugar ABC transporter permease, which gives rise to MSVSATPRHDPDGMQGRSLVRQAAGYFWFLAPALVVLAVLSIVPVLLTFYLGSTDLALAKPGSGHWIGLGNYTTMLRDAYFRSSVVVTLVLIGVPVALQMLLGLGLALLLHTDYPIIKVLRPLFITPMVIPPVVAGLMWKILYLPNLGGLNYLLGLAGIPPVSWFSSALMATVAIIIVATWEDTPFVMLLVLAALESLPSEPIEAAIVDGASAWQRFYSVVLPIIRPVLLTAMIFRLIGSLGIFPVIYVLTQGGPGRSTEVLNYYAYTQGFTFLNIGYASALAVALLVLVLALSLVLTTARLREGVAG